The Tindallia californiensis genome segment CTTATTTTACTTAAGTTAGTATTCAACATAGACCTTCACCCTTCCATGTTAAATTAAATTATTTTTCCGAATATTTTCACTTTAATTATCTCATATTTATCTTTCCTTATCAACGAACAGGTGGTGACTTTTAATTATCACATTAAAAATACTAAAAATAATTGTAGACTTGAAATTTTTGGGGTATTTGATATGATATAAAGTGAGTGATTCATCTGAATCTTTAGATATCACTCTCTATTGACAAAATTCCTACACATGAGAGGTGATGCTTATACTAATTCACTAAACTCCGCAAGGTTTTTGTTCGCAGAAAATGTTCAAGCTTACTAAAAGGAGGGTAAAAAGTGGATTCATTAATTCAACTTAGCGATTTTATTGGTGGTATAGTATGGGGGCCTCCCTTCCTCATCCTACTAGTGGGTACGGGTCTTTATCTAACAATTCGTTTAGGATTTTTTCAATTTACTCATTTAGGTCATGCTTGGAAACACACCTTTGGTGGAATGTTTAGCAAAGATAAGGAGAAAGAAGAAGAAGGCGGTGCTATTACTTCTTTCCAATCTGTAAGTTCAGCAATGGCGGCAACTATTGGCGTCGGTAATATAGCCGGTGTTGCAACCGCTATTTATCTTGGTGGGCCGGGAGCTGTATTCTGGATGTGGCTATCCGCTTTAGTAGGAATGGCTACTAAGTTTGGCGAAGCATCATTAGGGGTAAAATTTCGAAATACCAACCCTGATGGCACCTACTCCGGGGGTGTTATGCAGTATATCGAAAACGGTCTGGGAGCAAGCTGGAAGTGGCTCGCGGTTCTATATGCTATCTTTGCCGGCCTTGCAGCTCTGGGGATCGGGAATATGGTTCAATCCAATACCGTAGCTACTGCAATGGTTGAGTTCGGAATTGCTCCTTGGGTAAGTGGTATTGTCATTGTTGTACTGGTGGGTCTTGTAACTCTAGGCGGCATTGAACGTATTGCTCAGACGGCTGAAAAAATTGTTCCAACAATGGCAGTGATCTACATTGTTGGCTCACTAATTATACTCATTCTAAATATCACTGCAATACCAGCTGCTTTAAGAGACATATTCTATTATGCTTTTAATCCATATGCTGCCGGTGCCGGTGGTGCTGGTGTAGCCGTTGCCAGTACTATTCGTTTCGGTATCGCTCGTGGAGTTTTTTCGAATGAAGCAGGCCTTGGTGGCGCATCAATTGTCCATGCACAGGCAAAAAACTCTCCAAGTCGTCAAGGTATGTGGGGAATCTGGGAAGTATTCATCGATACCATTGTTGTTTGCTCAATGACCGCTTTAGTCATATTAACAACTGGTGCTCTCGGAACCGGAGAAACAGGCGCTGATCTTACCACAGCCGCTTTTAACAAAGGGCTTCCGGGACCTGGAGGCTATATTATCCTGATTTCCATCGTATTTTTTGCTTATACCACGATGCTTACCTGGTGTTTTTATGGAGAAAAAAGCTGGGAGTATATTTTCGGCAGTAAAGTTGTTCTTCCTTACCGGGTTATGTTTCTGGCATTTCTATTCGTCGGCGCTGTCGGAGGATTAGAAGTTATCTGGGGTGTTGCTGATACATTGAATGGTCTGATGATTGCACCTAACTTAATTGCCATGATTTTACTGGCTGGTGTTCTTGCTAAAGAAAAGAACAACTATATGGATACCTACAATCTTAAAAAGGATAAGTAACACATTTCAAAAAGAAGAGCCCATTCTGCAGCGGGCTCTTCTTTTTTGGGCTTTTATTTAATTTTCTCTATTCTTATCATTGCCTCATAACCATTCAAACTCACCTTCTCAAAATCTGAATCTTCCTTTGTTTGTATCGTTTGTGCTAGCGTTTCCTCCTTAATATAGTTTTCCCATAAATGAACAGCTTTTTTCACTTCGTCCTCTGAATTAAAAAATATCTCAATCTGATCCATTACCTCATATCCGTTACTCTTTCTCAATTGTTGTATTTTAGAAACAAACTCTCTGGCAAGACCTTCATTTGTCAACGCTTCGGTTAAAGTTGTATCTAAGATAACAAAGCGATTGTTTTCCATTTCTACAGTGAATCCTTCTTTTGCCGTGATACCAATCATTACCAACTCTTTTGAAACATCTCTTGTCTCTCCATTTATTTCTAGCTCAATACTTTCTCCCGATTCTAGCTTAGGCGCTACCTCATTAGCATTTAATGCAGTCAAGGACTGCCCAAAGGCTTTAATGTTTTTTCCTAAAATTGGTCCCGCCACTTTAAAGTCAGGCTTTAAACTAAAATCCATATATTCGTTAAGATCTTTTTCAAATATAACTTCTTTGACATTGAGCTCTTCTTTTAGCAAGGGAATTAAATGCGTAATATCTTTTTCATATTTACCATCGATATGAATCTTTTGAAGTGGTTGACGAACTTTTAGCCTAGTCTTCTCTCTAGCAGCTCTTCCTAAGGTTACCAGATCTCGGACAAGATCCATTCTCTCTTCTACTTTTTTATCAATTAAAGAGTTATCTGCTACTGGCAAGTAGGAAGTATGGACCGATTCGTCTCCTGTCAGGTTTTGGTATAACTCTTCTGTAACAAAGGGAGCAAAGGGCGCTGATAGCTGTATAACACCTACCAAAACTTCATAAGTTGTATTGTATACCGCTTTTTTATCTTCACTTAAATCCGAAGCCCAGAATCGCCTCCTAGCTCTTCGAATATACCAGTTAGAGAAGTCTTCATTAACAAAGTCCTGAATTTTTCTCACGGCTTTGGTTAAATCATAAACGTCCATCTCTTTTCGAACGTCTTCAACCAGATGATGATATTTTGATATAATCCAACGATCCAGCTCCGGTCTGTTTTCTTCAGGAATATCAAAACTCCTTGGATTGATGTTGTCTGTATTGGCATATAAGGTGAAAAAACTATAGATATTTTCCAGTGTTGAAAAAAACTTACTCTTTACTTCTTTCAGCCCCTCAATATCAAAGCGAGTGGGTGTCCAAGCCGGAGAAACATATAGCAAGTACCAACGTAAAATATCTGCTCCAAACCGGTCAAACAATTCAAATGGATCTACTGTATTCCCTTTTGACTTAGACATCTTTTGGCCTTCTTTATCCAGAATCAAATCATTTACAAGCACATTCTTATAAGGCGCTGTCCCTTTTACAAAACTTGATATGGCGAGCAAGGAATAGAACCAGCCTCTTGTCTGATCGATCCCTTCACAAATAAAATCGGCAGGAAATAACTTTTCATCAAATTCCGCTTCATTTTCGAAAGGATAATGCTGCTGTGCAAATGGCATTGAGCCACTATCAAACCAGCAGTCGATTACTTCAGGTACACGTTTCATTTCACCCTTACATTCTCCACACTTAAGATACACTTCATCAACATAAGGACGATGTAGTTCAATGGTTTCACTGATTTCCGTCATAGAATTTTCCACAAGTTCTTTTCTGGACCCAATAGATCTTTTAGCACCACATTCACAAACCCATATATTTAGCGGCGTTCCCCAATATCGATTTCTAGAAATAGCCCAGTCATTCAGATTCTCTAACCAGTTACCAAATCGTTTTTCTCCCACAAAATCCGGATACCAGTTAACGGCATTGTTGTTTTCTATTAACTGATCTTTAATTTTAGTCATTTCGATGTACCAGCTTGGCTTTCCATAATAAAGCAAGGGGGTGGAACACCTCCAGCAATGCGGATAATTATGTGCCAGTCTCTCTTTTTGGAATAGCTTCCCTTCCGATCTGAGCCACTTTACAATGTCAGGATCAGCATCTATGACAAATTGTCCTTTCCAGGGAGTTGCTGTATACTTCCCTTCCTGATCAACAGGTTGCAGCACTGGTAATCCATACGCTCGTCCTGTATGATAGTCATCCTCTCCGAAAGCGGGGGCCATGTGTACAATACCTGTTCCGTCGTCAGTAGTAACAAAGTCTCCAAGGGTTACAAAAAAAGCTTTTTTATCTGGTTGAACAAAGGGCATTAATTGTTCATATTCAATGTATTCCAATTCTTTACCCTTCAATTCTTGTATTACTTCGTACTCTTCTCCGATTACTTTTCCTACTAGGCTTTTTGCAACATAATAAATATTTCCTTCTGACTTCACCTTTAAATAATCTGTCTCTGGATTCACACATAAGGCGACATTAGAGGCAAGTGTCCAAGGTGTCGTTGTCCATACTAAAAAATATTCCTCTTTATCTTTTCGCTTGAAGGCTACTGTAACGGTTTCGCTTTTTATCTCTTTGTATCCTAAAGAAACTTCATGTGATGCAAGACCTGTGCCGCATCGTGGACAGTATGGAAGAATTTTATGACCATCATAGATATAGCCTTCTTCAAAAAATTTATTCAGGATCCACCATACTGACTCGATATAGTTATTATCCAATGTAATATAGGGATGATCCATATCGATGGCATACCCCATGCGCCTTGTCATTTCTCGCCACTGCTTTTCATAAGAGAATACGGATTCACGACACTTTTCATTAAATTCAGCAATACCATACTCTTCTATTTCTTGCTTACTACTTAAATTCAGCTGTTTTTCAACTTCTATTTCTACTGGTAGTCCATGTGTATCCCACCCTGCTTTTCTGCGAACTTGTTTTCCAAGCATTGTATGGTACCGACACACAGAATCTTTTAATGTTCGTGAAATAACATGATGAATACCTGGCTTTCCATTTGCTGTAGGTGGTCCTTCATAAAAAACAAAAGAGTCCTTCCCTTCACGACTGGTGATACTTTTTTCCAGTATCTTCGCTTCATCCCAGTACTGATTAATCTTGTTTTCTCTTTCAGCCACCGG includes the following:
- a CDS encoding alanine/glycine:cation symporter family protein; amino-acid sequence: MDSLIQLSDFIGGIVWGPPFLILLVGTGLYLTIRLGFFQFTHLGHAWKHTFGGMFSKDKEKEEEGGAITSFQSVSSAMAATIGVGNIAGVATAIYLGGPGAVFWMWLSALVGMATKFGEASLGVKFRNTNPDGTYSGGVMQYIENGLGASWKWLAVLYAIFAGLAALGIGNMVQSNTVATAMVEFGIAPWVSGIVIVVLVGLVTLGGIERIAQTAEKIVPTMAVIYIVGSLIILILNITAIPAALRDIFYYAFNPYAAGAGGAGVAVASTIRFGIARGVFSNEAGLGGASIVHAQAKNSPSRQGMWGIWEVFIDTIVVCSMTALVILTTGALGTGETGADLTTAAFNKGLPGPGGYIILISIVFFAYTTMLTWCFYGEKSWEYIFGSKVVLPYRVMFLAFLFVGAVGGLEVIWGVADTLNGLMIAPNLIAMILLAGVLAKEKNNYMDTYNLKKDK
- the ileS gene encoding isoleucine--tRNA ligase, coding for MCQFKELSQIPVAERENKINQYWDEAKILEKSITSREGKDSFVFYEGPPTANGKPGIHHVISRTLKDSVCRYHTMLGKQVRRKAGWDTHGLPVEIEVEKQLNLSSKQEIEEYGIAEFNEKCRESVFSYEKQWREMTRRMGYAIDMDHPYITLDNNYIESVWWILNKFFEEGYIYDGHKILPYCPRCGTGLASHEVSLGYKEIKSETVTVAFKRKDKEEYFLVWTTTPWTLASNVALCVNPETDYLKVKSEGNIYYVAKSLVGKVIGEEYEVIQELKGKELEYIEYEQLMPFVQPDKKAFFVTLGDFVTTDDGTGIVHMAPAFGEDDYHTGRAYGLPVLQPVDQEGKYTATPWKGQFVIDADPDIVKWLRSEGKLFQKERLAHNYPHCWRCSTPLLYYGKPSWYIEMTKIKDQLIENNNAVNWYPDFVGEKRFGNWLENLNDWAISRNRYWGTPLNIWVCECGAKRSIGSRKELVENSMTEISETIELHRPYVDEVYLKCGECKGEMKRVPEVIDCWFDSGSMPFAQQHYPFENEAEFDEKLFPADFICEGIDQTRGWFYSLLAISSFVKGTAPYKNVLVNDLILDKEGQKMSKSKGNTVDPFELFDRFGADILRWYLLYVSPAWTPTRFDIEGLKEVKSKFFSTLENIYSFFTLYANTDNINPRSFDIPEENRPELDRWIISKYHHLVEDVRKEMDVYDLTKAVRKIQDFVNEDFSNWYIRRARRRFWASDLSEDKKAVYNTTYEVLVGVIQLSAPFAPFVTEELYQNLTGDESVHTSYLPVADNSLIDKKVEERMDLVRDLVTLGRAAREKTRLKVRQPLQKIHIDGKYEKDITHLIPLLKEELNVKEVIFEKDLNEYMDFSLKPDFKVAGPILGKNIKAFGQSLTALNANEVAPKLESGESIELEINGETRDVSKELVMIGITAKEGFTVEMENNRFVILDTTLTEALTNEGLAREFVSKIQQLRKSNGYEVMDQIEIFFNSEDEVKKAVHLWENYIKEETLAQTIQTKEDSDFEKVSLNGYEAMIRIEKIK